A part of Hydrogenobacter sp. T-8 genomic DNA contains:
- a CDS encoding HIT family protein produces MKLLWAPWRSQYVEKVDEQEGCFLCEAVSQPEEKLRDYLVLHRGKRAFVIFNKFPYNPGHLMVAPIDHIGDYLLLDQETALEMHQLTRVSIQLIREVMKSHGINVGYNLGRAAGAGLESHIHLHLVPRWFGDTNFMQTLADTKVISQDLYELYDRMKPVFKRLLNAS; encoded by the coding sequence ATGAAGCTCCTTTGGGCACCTTGGAGAAGCCAATATGTGGAAAAGGTGGACGAGCAAGAGGGATGCTTTCTTTGTGAAGCGGTATCTCAACCAGAGGAGAAGCTCAGAGACTACCTTGTTCTGCACCGTGGTAAAAGGGCTTTTGTAATATTTAACAAGTTTCCCTACAACCCTGGACATCTAATGGTGGCACCCATAGACCACATAGGGGATTATCTGCTTCTTGACCAAGAGACCGCTCTTGAGATGCACCAGCTTACTAGGGTGAGTATACAGCTCATAAGGGAAGTGATGAAATCCCACGGCATAAACGTAGGCTACAACCTTGGCAGGGCTGCGGGTGCTGGATTGGAAAGCCACATACACCTCCATCTAGTCCCAAGATGGTTTGGAGACACCAACTTTATGCAAACCCTTGCGGATACTAAGGTTATATCTCAAGACCTTTATGAGCTGTATGATAGGATGAAACCAGTATTCAAAAGGCTACTCAATGCTTCTTGA
- the atpA gene encoding F0F1 ATP synthase subunit alpha, with protein sequence MATITYEEALQLLREQIKGFEASAKMEEVGVVYYVGDGVARAYGLDNVMANELVEFEGGTMGLAFNLEEDNVGIIVLGSESGIREGSIVRRTGRILDAPVGEGLIGRVIDPLGNPLDGKGPIKYEYRSPVEKIAPGVVKRKSVHEPLQTGIKAIDAMIPIGRGQRELIIGDRSTGRTTICIDTILNQKDTDVYCIYVAIGQKRSTTARIIELLERSGAMEYTCVVVASATDPASLQYLAPFVGCTIGEYFRDNGKHALIIYDDLSKHAEAYRQLSLLMRRPPGREAYPGDVFYLHSRLLERAAKLNDEMGAGSLTALPIIETKAGDVAAYIPTNVISITDGQIYLEPDLFNKGIRPAINVGLSVSRVGGAAQIKAMKQVAGTLRLDLAQFRELEAFVQFASELDKATQQTINRGLRLVELLKQEPYSPIPVEKQIIAIYAGTNGYLDDLPVESVRKFEKELYAYLDRERADILREIKEKKALDDQLKAKIEEALKDFKSKFIP encoded by the coding sequence ATGGCAACTATAACCTATGAGGAAGCTCTTCAGTTATTGAGAGAGCAGATAAAGGGATTTGAAGCGTCCGCAAAGATGGAAGAGGTAGGTGTGGTCTACTATGTGGGTGATGGTGTGGCAAGGGCTTACGGGCTTGATAATGTGATGGCGAACGAGCTTGTGGAGTTTGAAGGTGGGACTATGGGACTTGCCTTTAACCTTGAAGAGGACAACGTGGGTATTATAGTGCTTGGTAGCGAGAGCGGTATAAGAGAAGGCTCAATAGTGAGAAGGACAGGGAGAATATTGGACGCTCCTGTGGGCGAGGGTCTTATAGGAAGGGTTATAGACCCATTGGGTAATCCTCTTGATGGAAAGGGTCCTATAAAATATGAATACAGGTCTCCAGTGGAAAAAATAGCCCCAGGCGTGGTAAAGAGAAAGTCTGTCCACGAGCCGCTACAGACGGGTATAAAAGCCATAGACGCCATGATACCCATAGGAAGGGGTCAAAGGGAGCTAATTATTGGAGATAGGTCTACTGGAAGAACTACCATATGTATAGACACTATACTAAACCAAAAGGATACCGATGTCTATTGTATATATGTGGCAATAGGTCAAAAGAGGTCCACCACCGCAAGAATAATAGAGCTTCTTGAAAGAAGTGGTGCTATGGAATATACCTGCGTGGTGGTGGCGTCCGCCACAGACCCAGCCTCTTTGCAATACCTTGCTCCCTTTGTGGGGTGCACCATAGGAGAATACTTCAGGGACAACGGAAAGCACGCCCTTATTATCTATGATGACCTCTCCAAACACGCAGAAGCCTACAGACAGCTCTCTCTCCTTATGAGAAGACCTCCCGGTAGAGAGGCATACCCCGGAGATGTCTTCTACCTTCACTCAAGGCTCTTGGAGCGCGCAGCAAAACTAAACGATGAGATGGGTGCAGGCTCCCTTACCGCGTTGCCCATAATAGAGACCAAGGCGGGGGACGTGGCCGCTTACATTCCTACAAACGTTATATCCATAACCGATGGTCAGATTTACCTTGAGCCAGACCTATTCAACAAGGGCATAAGACCTGCCATAAACGTGGGTCTTTCTGTGTCCAGGGTTGGTGGTGCGGCACAGATAAAGGCTATGAAACAGGTTGCTGGAACCCTCAGGCTTGACCTTGCTCAGTTCAGAGAGTTGGAAGCCTTTGTGCAGTTCGCTTCAGAGCTTGACAAGGCAACTCAGCAAACCATAAACAGAGGTCTTAGGCTCGTGGAACTTCTAAAGCAGGAACCCTACAGCCCTATACCGGTAGAAAAGCAGATAATTGCCATCTACGCAGGCACAAACGGATATCTTGACGACCTACCCGTTGAGTCTGTAAGAAAGTTTGAAAAGGAGCTGTATGCTTACCTTGATAGGGAGCGGGCGGACATCCTCAGGGAAATAAAGGAGAAAAAGGCTCTTGATGACCAGCTCAAGGCAAAGATAGAGGAAGCTCTGAAAGACTTTAAATCTAAGTTCATTCCTTGA
- a CDS encoding SAM hydrolase/SAM-dependent halogenase family protein yields the protein MKGFVAMLTDFGLRDGFVGAMKGVILSINPEVQVVDISHEVEPFNILHGALLLRAHFSYFPKGTIFLCVVDPGVGSERLPVVVSCGGYTFVGPYNGLFDLALRNIEETPKAYRIEKFTLPRINQTFHGRDVFAPVAGWLSRGLEPQEVGSPIDYQFKLSWEDPEDRGDAVVGKIVYFDHFGNGITNVPCGRYAEGYFRGEKLRVVSYFLEAERCKPAFVCGSFGLMEVFLPMENLKERLGVRLGEGVILKKLLT from the coding sequence ATGAAGGGTTTTGTGGCAATGCTTACTGACTTTGGGCTGAGGGATGGCTTTGTGGGTGCTATGAAGGGTGTAATACTTAGCATTAATCCTGAGGTTCAGGTCGTTGACATAAGCCATGAAGTAGAACCCTTTAATATACTTCATGGAGCACTGCTTCTAAGAGCTCATTTCTCATACTTTCCTAAGGGTACCATATTTCTATGCGTTGTGGATCCGGGGGTTGGTTCAGAAAGGCTTCCCGTGGTGGTTTCATGTGGAGGCTACACATTTGTGGGACCTTACAATGGACTTTTTGACCTTGCCCTCAGAAATATAGAAGAAACCCCGAAAGCTTATAGGATAGAAAAATTTACACTTCCAAGGATAAACCAGACCTTTCATGGCAGAGACGTGTTTGCACCAGTGGCTGGGTGGCTAAGCAGAGGTTTAGAGCCTCAGGAGGTGGGAAGTCCGATAGACTATCAGTTTAAACTATCCTGGGAAGACCCAGAGGATAGAGGGGACGCAGTGGTAGGAAAAATAGTTTACTTTGATCACTTTGGCAACGGTATAACCAACGTACCCTGTGGCAGATATGCGGAAGGATATTTCAGAGGAGAAAAGCTAAGGGTTGTTTCCTACTTCCTTGAGGCAGAAAGGTGCAAGCCTGCCTTTGTGTGTGGCAGTTTTGGTCTTATGGAGGTATTCCTGCCAATGGAAAACCTCAAAGAAAGGCTTGGGGTCAGGCTCGGAGAGGGGGTGATCTTGAAAAAACTACTCACATAA
- a CDS encoding carbon monoxide dehydrogenase beta subunit family protein — translation MPMEVLPGPAGYIPTPAAFEGVELPPPGKALLYGKIVDEETAMREAAKAMLTRRNPTIFPGPLVLWGWNAGAMEKAKAVLELAMEIPNCRIIPMPDYRPKYPKIDPEAEINPNHPNLTILHNKIEACIFVGVHCHYANLSLRMIRAGTNCFTIALCAEMGHEDAMVSLRDQHAEEIRRFKDVLVQVREELGIKWEPKLPPENPSLPKEEYQTLSVLDYGEYSYLLIPRRGEHVTESE, via the coding sequence ATGCCGATGGAAGTTTTGCCAGGACCCGCTGGTTATATACCAACCCCAGCAGCCTTTGAAGGTGTTGAACTTCCTCCACCAGGAAAAGCATTGCTTTATGGGAAGATAGTGGACGAAGAGACCGCAATGAGAGAGGCTGCAAAAGCCATGCTTACCAGAAGAAACCCTACCATATTCCCAGGACCGCTGGTTCTTTGGGGATGGAACGCAGGAGCAATGGAAAAGGCAAAGGCTGTTCTTGAACTTGCCATGGAAATACCCAATTGTAGGATAATACCCATGCCCGACTACAGGCCCAAGTATCCCAAAATAGACCCAGAAGCAGAGATAAATCCAAACCACCCCAACCTAACCATACTTCACAATAAGATAGAAGCCTGTATCTTTGTAGGTGTGCATTGCCACTATGCGAACCTATCTCTTAGAATGATAAGGGCTGGAACCAACTGCTTTACTATAGCCCTTTGTGCAGAAATGGGCCACGAGGATGCTATGGTCTCCCTAAGAGACCAGCATGCGGAAGAAATAAGACGTTTCAAGGATGTGCTTGTTCAGGTAAGAGAAGAGCTTGGTATAAAGTGGGAGCCAAAACTTCCACCAGAGAACCCATCCCTTCCAAAAGAAGAGTATCAGACCCTTTCTGTTTTGGACTATGGAGAGTATTCTTATCTTTTAATCCCCAGAAGGGGAGAACACGTGACCGAAAGCGAATAA
- the ruvX gene encoding Holliday junction resolvase RuvX has protein sequence MKVLAIDYGSKRIGLALGDTRLGIALPLEGIENRGEKTLRTIADKVKEFGAHIILIGLPLTPRGREGQRVREVKDFSEKLKNFLSEDVEVLLWDERYTTEEAYRLMQDVNPKKREKLKDSLSAYLILLEYIENL, from the coding sequence TTGAAGGTCCTTGCCATAGACTATGGTAGTAAACGCATAGGGTTAGCCCTTGGAGACACAAGGCTTGGTATAGCTTTACCGCTGGAAGGTATTGAAAACAGGGGTGAGAAAACCCTTCGGACAATAGCGGATAAAGTAAAGGAATTCGGTGCACATATTATTCTTATAGGGCTCCCCCTCACACCAAGAGGAAGGGAGGGACAAAGAGTAAGGGAGGTAAAGGATTTCTCGGAAAAGCTCAAAAATTTCTTGTCCGAGGATGTGGAGGTACTACTTTGGGATGAGAGATACACCACAGAGGAAGCCTATAGACTGATGCAGGATGTAAACCCCAAAAAAAGAGAAAAGCTAAAAGATAGTTTATCCGCCTACCTTATACTTTTGGAATATATAGAGAACCTATGA
- a CDS encoding ABC transporter ATP-binding protein, whose amino-acid sequence MLLEVRNLNLYYSDKHVLRNISFDLKEGEVLCIVGESGSGKTSILYSIIGLLPENAKLEGSIRFKEQELVSLSEKEYRNIRGRHISIVFQEPSVYLDPLYRVGTQVEEAYMAHFGKEDAKEKALQALQKAGIKEVDRIYNSYPHHLSGGLKQRVCIAIATVCNPQLVLADEPTTALDVSIQSRILKLFRAMKEENRSVILVTHDFGVVAEVADRVIVLKDGMMVEEGDVWSIFDNPKHSYTQELLRAI is encoded by the coding sequence ATGCTTCTTGAGGTAAGGAACCTAAACCTATACTATAGCGATAAGCATGTCCTGAGGAACATAAGTTTTGACCTAAAAGAGGGAGAGGTGCTTTGCATAGTAGGTGAGTCGGGTTCTGGGAAGACTTCCATTCTTTACTCCATAATCGGACTATTGCCAGAAAATGCCAAACTTGAAGGGTCTATAAGGTTCAAAGAGCAAGAATTAGTCAGTCTTTCAGAAAAGGAATACAGAAACATAAGAGGAAGGCATATATCCATAGTTTTCCAGGAACCCTCCGTATATCTTGACCCTCTTTATAGAGTAGGCACTCAAGTAGAAGAAGCCTATATGGCACACTTTGGGAAAGAGGATGCAAAGGAAAAGGCTCTCCAGGCACTCCAAAAGGCAGGCATTAAGGAAGTAGATAGGATATACAACAGCTATCCCCATCATCTTTCTGGTGGCTTAAAGCAGAGAGTCTGCATTGCCATAGCCACAGTGTGCAACCCACAGCTTGTGCTTGCGGATGAGCCCACCACTGCCTTAGATGTTTCGATTCAGAGTAGGATACTTAAACTCTTCAGAGCTATGAAGGAGGAGAACAGAAGCGTTATTCTTGTTACTCATGACTTTGGCGTTGTGGCGGAGGTGGCAGATAGGGTTATAGTTTTAAAAGATGGCATGATGGTAGAGGAAGGAGATGTGTGGAGTATCTTTGACAACCCAAAACACTCCTACACTCAAGAATTACTGAGGGCTATTTAG
- a CDS encoding tetratricopeptide repeat protein has product MREISKDAKELLEKALQEHMAGNLHQAIELYQQSIDLQPTAEAYTYMGWAYSMLGELDTAIELCLKAIEIDPDFGNPYNDIGSYLMAMGRLDEAIPWLKRAITAPRYEPRQYPHMNLARIYLMKGMFKDALLEAENAIRVAPDYKPAHVLRHQILAMLN; this is encoded by the coding sequence ATGAGGGAAATAAGCAAGGATGCAAAGGAGCTTTTAGAGAAGGCTCTTCAGGAACATATGGCAGGCAATCTGCATCAAGCTATAGAGCTATACCAACAATCCATAGACCTTCAACCTACCGCTGAAGCCTACACCTACATGGGCTGGGCATACAGCATGCTCGGTGAGCTTGACACTGCGATAGAACTTTGTCTGAAGGCAATAGAGATAGACCCGGACTTCGGAAATCCCTATAATGACATAGGGTCATATCTTATGGCTATGGGAAGACTTGATGAGGCAATTCCCTGGCTCAAGAGGGCTATAACCGCACCCAGATACGAACCACGGCAGTATCCACATATGAACTTGGCGAGAATTTACCTGATGAAGGGCATGTTCAAGGACGCTCTCTTAGAGGCAGAGAATGCAATAAGGGTAGCACCGGACTACAAACCAGCCCATGTGTTAAGGCATCAAATATTGGCTATGCTAAACTAA
- a CDS encoding thioredoxin family protein — translation MFEGFEELTDKDFYEKAMAGEKPAVVLLTMPDNPKNQTFYERLIRFQRLYGDKINFYWMDVSKHTSAEDLGVFDFPTVLYFRDTMELERHDYIPEEEEVERAIRRLLRL, via the coding sequence ATGTTTGAGGGCTTTGAGGAGTTGACAGACAAAGACTTTTACGAAAAGGCAATGGCGGGGGAAAAGCCTGCGGTGGTGCTACTTACCATGCCAGACAATCCCAAAAACCAAACCTTTTACGAGAGGCTTATAAGGTTTCAAAGGCTTTATGGGGATAAGATAAACTTTTACTGGATGGATGTGAGCAAGCACACGAGTGCAGAAGACCTTGGTGTCTTTGACTTTCCCACGGTATTATATTTCAGGGATACTATGGAGTTGGAAAGGCATGACTACATCCCCGAGGAGGAGGAAGTAGAAAGGGCAATAAGGAGGCTTTTGAGACTATGA
- a CDS encoding polyprenyl synthetase family protein: MDNLNIHKWKERIEEKLRELLTPFEPQLLYQAMSYYLFQEGKRIRPLFLCAVCNALGGDMEDAITVGCAVEMVHNYSLIHDDLPALDNDNLRRGKPTCHIVFGEDLAILAGDALLTYAFEVLSKRENFNSLGERELLLLVRELAKSSGFEGMVGGQVMDIRRLSSQEEISLKKTARLFSFCFVAGGIVAKRLEFLQALENLGLKVGLLFQMVDDWKDKDGFYLYYGESLWKNIELFKEECIHVAEGMNMRTEEFLGLVELITGGGGGIRTPGGL; the protein is encoded by the coding sequence TTTAAATATTCATAAATGGAAAGAAAGAATAGAAGAGAAGCTCAGAGAGCTTTTAACGCCCTTTGAGCCACAGCTCCTTTATCAAGCCATGTCCTACTACCTTTTCCAGGAAGGCAAACGTATAAGACCCCTCTTTTTGTGTGCGGTGTGTAATGCTCTTGGTGGTGATATGGAAGATGCCATCACTGTGGGCTGTGCGGTGGAGATGGTGCATAACTACTCTCTAATTCACGATGACCTTCCTGCTCTTGATAACGACAACCTAAGAAGAGGAAAGCCCACCTGCCACATAGTTTTTGGCGAAGACCTTGCCATACTGGCGGGCGACGCCCTTCTCACCTATGCCTTTGAGGTGCTTTCAAAGAGGGAAAACTTTAATAGTCTTGGGGAAAGGGAACTCCTACTCCTTGTAAGAGAACTTGCCAAAAGCTCAGGCTTTGAGGGCATGGTGGGAGGGCAGGTAATGGATATAAGGAGGCTCTCCTCTCAGGAAGAAATAAGTTTGAAGAAGACCGCAAGGCTCTTCTCCTTTTGCTTTGTGGCAGGGGGCATAGTAGCCAAAAGGTTGGAATTCCTCCAAGCTCTTGAAAACCTCGGGCTAAAGGTAGGATTGCTCTTTCAGATGGTGGATGATTGGAAGGATAAGGACGGCTTTTATCTTTACTATGGTGAAAGCCTATGGAAAAATATAGAGCTTTTTAAGGAGGAATGTATTCACGTAGCTGAAGGTATGAATATGAGAACAGAAGAATTCTTAGGGCTTGTGGAACTCATTACTGGCGGAGGGGGAGGGATTCGAACCCCCGGTGGGCTGTAA
- the mltG gene encoding endolytic transglycosylase MltG, with the protein MRYLKFFLPFFILALFIFYSFLPVKTEEKTVEIAYGTPTKDIALQLYREGLLRNPMSFILIHAVYKRKLEAGEYEFGGLVFPWDIYEKLSKGLKKVYRITIPEGADLYDIARILEENRICSAEDFLKYALSEETIKRYGLKVSSMEGFLFPDTYFFSKNTHPLRVIDVMHKNFLRKTEELRKNLKELSLEEWVTIASMIEKETAKSEERPLVSAVIRNRLKRGMKLQIDPTVIYALKRKNLWDGRLTLNHLRLEDPYNTYVYFGLPPSPICNPGIESLRAVLEPAEVDYLYFVADGSGGHYFSKTYQEHNRRVREFRNARR; encoded by the coding sequence ATGAGATACCTGAAGTTTTTTCTCCCGTTCTTTATCTTAGCTCTTTTTATTTTTTACTCCTTCTTGCCTGTAAAAACTGAGGAAAAAACTGTAGAAATAGCCTACGGGACTCCAACAAAGGATATAGCCCTCCAGCTATACAGGGAAGGACTTCTGAGAAACCCTATGAGTTTTATACTTATTCATGCGGTATACAAGAGAAAACTTGAGGCTGGAGAATACGAGTTTGGCGGGCTTGTATTTCCATGGGACATATACGAAAAGCTCAGTAAAGGTCTCAAAAAGGTCTACAGAATAACTATCCCAGAAGGTGCAGACCTTTATGATATAGCGAGGATTTTGGAGGAGAATCGCATATGCTCCGCAGAAGACTTTCTAAAATATGCGCTTTCTGAAGAAACCATTAAGAGATATGGGCTCAAAGTAAGCAGTATGGAAGGTTTTCTCTTTCCAGATACCTACTTTTTCTCAAAGAATACACACCCTCTAAGGGTTATTGATGTAATGCACAAAAACTTCTTAAGAAAAACCGAAGAACTTAGGAAGAACCTTAAGGAACTTTCCCTTGAAGAGTGGGTCACCATAGCGTCCATGATAGAAAAGGAGACCGCAAAGTCAGAAGAAAGACCCCTTGTGTCCGCAGTTATACGCAACAGACTAAAAAGGGGTATGAAACTGCAGATAGACCCCACCGTCATATATGCATTGAAAAGAAAAAACTTATGGGATGGGCGTTTGACACTTAACCATCTTAGGCTTGAAGATCCCTACAACACCTATGTTTACTTTGGTCTTCCACCATCTCCCATATGCAACCCTGGGATTGAGTCCCTAAGGGCTGTTCTTGAACCTGCAGAGGTTGATTATCTGTACTTTGTTGCGGATGGCTCAGGCGGGCACTACTTTAGCAAAACTTATCAAGAACACAACAGGAGAGTAAGGGAATTCAGAAATGCAAGAAGGTAA
- a CDS encoding class I tRNA ligase family protein — MRLTDFLKERNISVGDNFRLLLDTLKLSGEEYIRAKEQEIGEPAKMSKSKGNTVDPEEAIRKYGADTVRLYILFAGPVEKDFEWTEEGVQGAYRFLRRLWSLFHQHLESLRLVKYSGEDFTSLAGKQKEIRHKTHQTLKKYLSSMEDLSFNTAIASIMELLNALQDFQPSQEVDYKVLRESLETLLFMLYPITPHICEELWHKLGHERLMVFYPFPEPDEKALALEEVEIPVQVNGKLRTLLRVPVDAEEELVKEMALKDPKVSQWLDGKQVKKVIYIRNKLLNLVV; from the coding sequence ATGAGGCTCACAGACTTTCTTAAGGAAAGGAACATATCCGTGGGTGACAACTTTCGCCTTCTACTGGATACCCTAAAGCTTAGCGGGGAAGAATACATAAGGGCAAAGGAGCAGGAGATTGGGGAGCCCGCCAAGATGTCCAAGTCAAAGGGCAATACCGTTGACCCAGAGGAAGCCATAAGGAAATACGGAGCGGACACGGTAAGGCTCTACATACTCTTTGCCGGACCTGTGGAAAAGGACTTTGAGTGGACGGAAGAAGGTGTGCAGGGAGCCTACAGGTTTCTCAGAAGGCTATGGAGCCTTTTCCATCAGCATTTGGAAAGCCTAAGGTTGGTAAAGTATAGCGGAGAGGACTTTACATCCCTTGCGGGAAAACAAAAGGAGATAAGACACAAAACCCATCAAACCCTCAAAAAATACCTCTCCAGCATGGAAGACCTCTCTTTTAACACAGCAATAGCCAGCATAATGGAGCTTCTGAATGCCCTTCAGGACTTCCAGCCATCCCAAGAAGTGGACTACAAGGTGCTAAGGGAATCTCTTGAAACCCTTCTCTTCATGCTCTATCCCATAACTCCTCACATATGCGAAGAGCTTTGGCACAAACTGGGACATGAGAGGCTTATGGTCTTCTATCCCTTCCCAGAACCCGATGAGAAAGCCCTTGCCCTTGAGGAGGTAGAAATCCCAGTGCAGGTGAACGGAAAACTCAGGACCCTCTTAAGGGTTCCGGTGGATGCGGAAGAGGAGCTTGTGAAGGAAATGGCTCTCAAAGACCCAAAGGTGAGCCAATGGCTGGATGGCAAGCAGGTAAAAAAGGTTATATACATAAGGAACAAACTCCTCAATCTGGTGGTGTAG
- a CDS encoding DUF72 domain-containing protein — translation MRVYIGCSGFFYKDWVGGFYPPLLKREDYIRFYSQYFQVVEINSSFYNFPNRGTVKSMLSRSSSLRFAFKAHRTFTHHRSYTQEDVKKFLHALEPTLEEDRFIALLFQFPERFGYGEENLRHIKKLSEDFKGIQKVIEVRSKSFKKVDFYQFLEELGFSLVNTDAPKGKGFLVGPWIGIGAINYIRLHGRDPEKPYDYLYSLDELKKIKEKVRRLGERDTYIFFNNTVRAQAVLNALQLKLLFGIRVEVPKNLQSSLREREWE, via the coding sequence TTGAGAGTATACATAGGCTGTAGTGGTTTTTTCTACAAGGACTGGGTGGGAGGGTTCTACCCTCCCCTTTTAAAGAGAGAGGACTACATAAGGTTTTACTCCCAGTATTTTCAAGTGGTGGAGATTAACTCATCCTTTTACAACTTTCCCAACAGAGGCACGGTCAAAAGCATGCTCTCCAGAAGCTCAAGCCTTAGGTTTGCCTTCAAGGCTCATAGAACCTTCACCCACCACAGGAGCTATACCCAAGAGGATGTCAAGAAGTTCCTGCATGCCCTTGAGCCAACTCTTGAAGAGGACAGGTTTATAGCCCTTCTCTTTCAGTTTCCCGAGCGATTCGGCTATGGAGAGGAAAACCTTAGACACATAAAAAAGCTATCGGAGGATTTTAAAGGCATTCAAAAGGTCATTGAAGTCAGAAGCAAGAGCTTTAAGAAGGTTGACTTCTATCAGTTCCTTGAAGAGCTTGGCTTTTCCCTTGTAAACACCGATGCACCCAAGGGAAAGGGTTTTCTCGTGGGTCCGTGGATTGGCATAGGTGCCATAAACTACATAAGGCTACACGGAAGAGACCCAGAAAAACCATACGATTACCTCTACTCTCTTGATGAGCTAAAGAAGATAAAGGAAAAGGTTAGAAGGCTTGGAGAAAGAGACACTTATATCTTCTTCAACAACACTGTTAGGGCTCAGGCAGTGCTTAATGCTCTTCAGCTAAAACTGCTCTTTGGCATAAGGGTGGAAGTTCCCAAAAACCTTCAAAGTTCTCTAAGAGAGAGGGAGTGGGAGTAA
- the smpB gene encoding SsrA-binding protein SmpB — MAKQTGELTVAYNKEAKAEYEILETYEAGIVLEGPEVKALRNRQTVSFKDSFVRIQDGEAWLYNLYIAPYRYATIKPPDPLRTRKLLLHKREILRLMGKVKEKGYTLIPLRVYFKNGKAKVEIALARGKKAHDRREELRQRDLERQLRRELKEGKIKL; from the coding sequence ATGGCTAAGCAGACTGGAGAGCTTACTGTAGCCTACAACAAAGAAGCAAAAGCGGAATACGAGATACTGGAAACCTATGAGGCTGGCATAGTCCTTGAAGGTCCCGAAGTAAAAGCCCTCAGAAACAGACAGACGGTTTCCTTCAAAGACAGCTTTGTGAGAATTCAAGACGGAGAAGCGTGGCTCTATAACCTGTATATTGCACCATACCGCTATGCAACCATAAAGCCTCCAGACCCACTCAGAACAAGAAAGCTCTTGCTTCACAAAAGGGAGATACTCAGGCTTATGGGAAAGGTGAAGGAAAAGGGCTACACCCTTATACCTTTGAGAGTATACTTCAAAAATGGAAAGGCAAAGGTGGAGATAGCCCTCGCTCGGGGTAAAAAGGCTCACGATAGAAGAGAAGAGCTCCGTCAAAGAGACCTTGAGAGACAGCTAAGAAGAGAGTTGAAGGAAGGGAAGATAAAGCTATAA
- a CDS encoding archaemetzincin family Zn-dependent metalloprotease, with protein MQEGKFIYLAGFGVEKRLILATAKNIREVFGFGVRFSHITLPPRLGYNPQRGQYKGDTLLEVLSKVYYPDMLKFLALLPFDLYEEGLNFIFGLAQLGGRYAVVSTYRLKSEDERLFFERVFKEVNHELGHTFGLMHCKNKKCVMNFSNSLQDVDAKSRFFCEFCSKILPKP; from the coding sequence ATGCAAGAAGGTAAGTTTATATATCTCGCTGGTTTTGGTGTGGAAAAGAGGCTCATACTTGCCACTGCAAAGAACATACGTGAGGTGTTTGGTTTTGGTGTAAGGTTCTCGCATATTACACTTCCACCAAGACTTGGCTATAACCCACAAAGAGGGCAGTATAAGGGTGATACGCTTTTAGAGGTTCTATCAAAGGTTTACTATCCTGATATGCTAAAGTTTCTGGCACTCTTACCCTTTGACCTTTATGAAGAGGGACTAAACTTCATATTTGGGCTTGCCCAACTTGGTGGAAGGTATGCGGTGGTAAGCACATACAGATTAAAGAGTGAAGATGAGAGGCTTTTCTTTGAAAGGGTCTTCAAGGAGGTTAACCACGAACTGGGTCATACTTTTGGACTGATGCACTGTAAAAATAAAAAATGCGTTATGAACTTCTCCAACAGTCTGCAGGATGTGGATGCCAAGAGTAGGTTTTTCTGTGAGTTTTGTAGTAAAATACTTCCAAAACCCTAA
- a CDS encoding YgaP family membrane protein — protein sequence MEKNMATWDRAIRIVLGLVFLYLAFTKGGAWWILGIIGIVFIGTSAIGFCPLYRVVGIRTG from the coding sequence ATGGAAAAAAACATGGCAACATGGGACAGGGCTATAAGGATAGTGCTAGGACTTGTTTTTCTTTACCTTGCCTTCACCAAGGGCGGTGCCTGGTGGATATTGGGTATAATAGGCATAGTGTTCATAGGGACTTCTGCCATAGGCTTCTGCCCCCTATATAGGGTGGTGGGTATAAGGACAGGTTGA